The following proteins are encoded in a genomic region of Channa argus isolate prfri chromosome 3, Channa argus male v1.0, whole genome shotgun sequence:
- the rcor3 gene encoding REST corepressor 3 — protein MPGMMDKGSEYLGKGRSNGTKSPSNASNGHYSDESGSDDEHDVGMRVGADYQANIPDFDPGSSRYSDKDSGGMLVWSPYHSIVDSKLDEYIAIAKEKHGYNVEQALGMLFWHKHNIEKSLADLPNFTPFPDEWTVEDKVLFEQAFSFHGKSFHRIQQMLPDKSISSLVKYYYSWKKTRSRTSLMDRQARKLANRNNQDDSDEEIEDANPIEANDSDYDPNKETKKENQVELTVPGTKVALGRREHQTLQHRHHQRSRCRPPKGMYLTQEDVVAVSCSATAANTLLRQLDMELVSLKRQVQNAKQMNSGMKHMLESGIDEFRLPECNQKVNARWTTDEQLLAVQGVRKYGKDFQAIADVIGNKTVGQVKNFFVNYRRRFNLEEVLQEWEAEQGTRAPNGDSATSGEEGKNSSNTPSGKSTDEEDEEGQVTSSGASPAASSSSAQTPVTSSTSCSLHQPPPLLRPSLPATPSLHRQPPPLQQQARFLQPRLTLQQPPPLIRPSNPLPPRLNPRPPAPMTLGGNPMGSGPSSAQQPSSLSIHQSETASSSSLH, from the exons ATGCCGGGGATGATGGATAAAGGCTCGGAGTATTTAGGGAAAGGTCGTTCAAACGGCACCAAGAGCCCGTCCAACGCTTCTAATGGACATTATTCAGACGAAAGCGGCAGCGACGACGAACACG ATGTGGGGATGCGGGTCGGAGCCGATTATCAGGCCAACATTCCCGACTTCGACCCCG GTTCCAGCAGGTACTCTGATAAGGACAGCGGGGGGATGCTGGTTTGGTCTCCGTATCACTCCATCGTCGACTCCAAAC TGGATGAATACATCGCCATAGCCAAAGAGAAGCACGGGTACAACGTGGAGCAG GCTCTCGGCATGCTCTTCTGGCACAAACACAACATCGAGAAGTCTCTGGCAGACTTACCCAACTTCACCCCGTTTCCGGACGAGTGGACGGTGGAGGACAAGGTGCTGTTTGAACAGGCCTTCAGCTTCCACGGGAAAAGCTTCCACCGCATCCAGCAGATG TTGCCAGACAAGTCCATCTCCAGTCTGGTGAAGTACTACTACTCCTGGAAGAAGACCCGCTCCAGAACAAGTCTGATGGACCGACAGGCTCGGAAACTGGCCAACAGGAACAATCAGGACGACAG TGATGAGGAGATTGAGGATGCCAATCCCATTGAAGCTAATGACAGCGACTACGACCCCAACAAGGAAACTAAGAAAGAG AACCAGGTGGAGCTGACGGTGCCAGGCACTAAAGTCGCTCTGGGTCGGCGAGAACACCAGACCCTGCAGCACCGACACCACCAGCGCTCTCGCTGCCGTCCCCCCAAAGGAATGTATCTGACACAGGAGGACGTGGTGGCCGTATCTTGCAGTGCTACCGCTGCCAACACCCTCCTCCGTCAGCTCGACATGGAGCTGGTGTCACTCAAGAGACAG GTGCAGAATGCCAAACAGATGAACAGTGGAATGAAACACATGTTGGAGTCTGGGATCGATGAGTTCCGGCTGCCTGAG TGTAATCAGAAGGTGAATGCTCGCTGGACCACAGACGAGCAGCTCCTGGCTGTTCAAG GTGTCAGAAAATACGGAAAAGACTTCCAGGCCATCGCAGATGTCATCGGCAACAAGACGGTGGGTCAGGTGAAGAACTTCTTTGTCAACTACCGGCGGCGGTTCAACCTGGAGGAGGTGCTGCAGGAGTGGGAGGCCGAGCAGGGAACACGAGCTCCTAACGGAGACAGTGCCACCTCTGGAGAGGAGGGGAAGAACAGCTCCAATACCCCGTCAGGGAAGAGCACGGACGAAGAGGACGAAGAG gGTCAAGTCACCTCCTCAGGTGCGTCCCCTGCTGCCTCATCTTCATCAGCCCAGACTCCAGTGACCTCCAGCACCTCCTGCTCCCTCCACCAGCCCCCTCCACTCCTGCGGCCTTCCCTCCCGGCCACACCCTCCCTGCACCGCCAGCCTCCGCCCCTCCAACAGCAGGCCCGCTTCCTGCAGCCACGCCTCACCCTGCAGCAGCCCCCGCCTCTCATCCGCCCTTCCAACCCTTTGCCTCCCCGTCTCAATCCCCGCCCCCCTGCTCCCATGACTCTCGGCGGCAACCCTATGGGGTCAGGCCCAAGCTCTGCCCAGCAGCCGTCCAGCCTCTCCATCCATCAGTCGGAGACAGCCTCGTCTTCCTCCCTCCACTAA
- the traf5 gene encoding TNF receptor-associated factor 5, which translates to MEGGCEGLSSESEQSVRRSGESRLVPEESSIRSTGLVRSWESELTFIQHSLKFVLQLKEEFVCPICRGVVLNPQQNSCGHIYCFHCLQALLESSSLSSPVCPVDGTVITPAEVFQDNCCKREISSLEVFCTNNPACTSVVTLQHLQDHLRSCLYEQLQCTNPGCQMVLERRYLHEHLNNTCPHRMEPCPHCKGPQRLSLMQDHVQSSCPDVEVDCPRRCSQQVPRHKLPEHRESCPEVLSDCSYKKFGCSLQDKRGKVMLHEDEAVSHHMLLVLRSNSHLEQQVEVLQEEALRRQQDIQRDGLLLAGLHKQVQPLLEQSSSHERIVSTAQRTLSRQEDILSTVQLDIQQVSRELGSSLKEVEQLRKSLDAVMQQVSAAETLREHLGTLEENLNRHSGLLDLHTVQLNHNKHHLQELETTSYDGRLIWKIQDFKRRKEDEAKGQSPCLTSVPFHTGRCGYKMALKAYLNGDGDGRGTHLSLYVVLLPGDFDALLVWPFKQTVSLSVLDQSGAGYHQSLNFRPDPSSKSFQQPAADSVSNVAVGFSRFIPLNKLETPQNAAYVKDDTLFVKVKVDMAGLDQL; encoded by the exons ATGGAGGGGGGATGTGAGGGGCTCAGTTCGGAGTCTGAGCAGTCTGTGAGGAGGTCTGGGGAGTCCAGGCTGGTCCCCGAGGAGTCCAGCATTAGGTCGACGGGCCTCGTGCGCTCCTGGGAGTCTGAGCTGACCTTCATCCAACACTCCCTGAAGTTTGTGTTGCAGTTGAAGGAGGAGTTCGTTTGTCCCATCTGCAGAGGAGTCGTGCTCAACCCCCAGCAGAACTCCTGTGGACACATCTACTGCTTCCACTGCCTGCAAGCGCTGCT GGAGAGTTCGTCACTGTCCAGCCCAGTTTGTCCTGTGGACGGAACTGTGATCACACCAGCTGAG gtttTCCAGGACAACTGCTGCAAACGCGAAATCTCCAGTTTGGAAGTTTTCTGCACCAACAACCCAGCATGCACCTCTGTGGTCACTTTGCAGCATCTGCAG GATCACCTGAGGTCGTGTCTGTACGAGCAGCTGCAGTGCACAAACCCAGGCTGCCAGATGGTGCTGGAGAGGAGATACCTGCATGAACACCTGAACAACACCTGTCCTCACCGCATGGAGCCCTGTCCACACTGCAAAGGGCCGCAGAGACTCAGTCTCATGCAG GATCATGTGCAGAGCTCCTGTCCAGATGTGGAGGTGGACTGTCCCAGGAGATGCTCTCAGCAGGTTCCCAGACACAAG cTACCTGAGCACAGAGAGTCGTGTCCTGAAGTCCTATCTGACTGTTCTTACAAGAAGTTCGGCTGCTCTCTACAG GATAAAAGAGGGAAAGTGATGCTGCATGAAGACGAAGCTGTCAGTCATCACATGCTGCTGGTCCTGAGGAGCAACAGCCACCTGGAACAACAG GTGGAGGTTCTCCAGGAGGAGGCGCTGCGAAGGCAGCAGGACATCCAAAGAGACGGTTTACTGCTCGCTGGTCTGCACAAACAAGTCCAACCACTgctggagcagagcagcagccacGAACGCATCGTCTCTACAGCTCAG AGGACTCTGAGCAGGCAGGAGGACATCCTGTCCACCGTCCAGCTGGACATCCAGCAGGTGTCCCGGGAACTTGGTTCTAGTTTGAAGGAAGTGGAGCAGCTTAGAAAGTCTCTTGATGCTGTGATGCAGCAGGTGTCAGCAGCTGAGACCCTCAGAGAACACCTGG GAACTCTGGAGGAGAATCTGAATCGTCACTCGGGTCTCCTAGATCTCCACACTGTTCAGCTCAACCATAACAAGCACCACCTGCAGGAGCTCGAGACGACATCCTATGATGGCAGACTGATCTGGAAGATCCAGGACTTCAAGAGAAGGAAGGAGGACGAAGCCAAAGGTCAATCACCTTGTCTGACCAGTGTGCCATTCCACACTGGACGCTGTGGCTACAAAATGGCCCTCAAAGCATACCTGAATGGGGACGGGGATGGACGAGGGACTCATCTGTCTCTTTATGTGGTCCTGCTGCCAGGAGACTTTGACGCTCTGCTGGTGTGGCCTTTTAAACAGACTGTGTCACTGTCTGTTCTGGATCAAAGTGGTGCTGGTTACCACCAGAGTCTAAACTTCAGACCTGATCCGTCATCCAAAAGCTTTCAACAACCTGCGGCAGACTCGGTGAGCAACGTCGCCGTTGGGTTTTCACGCTTCATTCCTCTCAACAAGCTGGAAACTCCACAAAATGCGGCTTACGTCAAAGATGACACACTATTTGTTAAAGTGAAGGTGGACATGGCAGGGTTAGACCAGCTGTAA
- the LOC137124446 gene encoding NLR family CARD domain-containing protein 3-like — MESSITNDQAGVPDKLQNAGIFAGANAVSGGVVNAPQLIGVHVNGDLTISVKNTYVKSARMEAVPLSKVQSPAKTDDTDVGSPKMEGNVQRCQAELKDYLQKVTENLFQGTDEAGSSTPLDQIYTELYITEGGSGQVNSEHEVIELECTKSTGEERKIHLNDIFEALSKEGNPPQRVLTKGIAGIGKTVAVQKFTHDWAKGRVNQKFQFIFPFTFRDLNLIKDASFSLERLIRHYYEEATALEASDYMNSNVLFIFDGLDESQLPLDFENNEMCRSLTKETSVDAILTNLIKGKLLHKASIWITSRPAAASKIPPEFINRVTEVRGFNDEQKEEYLKKIISDRNKAQKILNHLQSKALRSLYIMCHIPVFCRILATALQSRLKHTQDSELPKTVTEMYTHFLIIQTKRKQRKDFPGVDKGKDLIMKLGKLAFEQLQKGNMIFCETDLKDCSIDLENTSPYSGVCTKIIRKEDGLHRYESYSFIHLTVQEFLAALYVLENFIDRGENLIHTGRVSRAQKDHVHLHKSAVDMALASEHGQWDMFLRFLLGLSQDKNQKLLHDVFGFKRSYLGSNQQTIKYIHTQIKKLSYYEKSINLFYCLNELGDQSLVEQVQKYQSSGDVSKASPSQFSALAFVLLVSGEDQDVFDLKKYSRSDEILGRLIPVFKLSKRVLLSDCNLTHRCCEYISSVLRLKSSVLEKLDLSRNKLQDSGMLLLSDGLKDTNCKLQSLKLNSCDLSERSCEALRSVLSSLSSSLRELDLSNNNLQDSGMKLLSAGLESVNCTLATLRLSGCLVKEEGWASLATALRCHPSHLKELDLSYNNPGDLGVAKLLSAGLKDSRCSLDTLRLNSCNLSVRSCEALASVLASQSCSLRELDLSNNDLQDSGVKQLSAGLESQHCTLESLRLSGCLVTANGFASLASALRSNPSHLKQLDLSYNHPGDSGVHVLSAGLKDSHCRLDSLRVEHCGSQRLIPGLRKWLCELTWDPNTAHKNLQVSLKSVTSVNKKQSCPHHPDRFDYWHQLLCREALTGRCYWEVEWKGDVSIAVTYRGIAGKGRSFGCRFGFTDQSWTLCCSDDGYSVSHNNKRTELTLSSSVSNRVAVYVDYAAGVLSYYKVSSDELIHLHTFNTTFTEPLYPGFWVGPCSSVSL, encoded by the exons GAAACGTCCAAAGGTGCCAAGCTGAACTAAAAGATTACCTTCAGAAAGTAACTGAGAATTTGTTTCAAGGAACAGACGAAGCTGGATCATCGACTCCTTTAGACCAGATCTATACAGAGCTTTACATCACAGAAGGAGGCAGTGGGCAGGTGAACAGTGAACATGAAGTGATTGAATTAGAATGTACAAAGTCTACAGGTGAGGAGAGGAAAATCCACCTCAATGACATTTTTGAGGCTTTATCAAAGGAAGGGAACCCTCCCCAGAGAGTTCTGACAAAGGGAATTGCTGGCATTGGAAAAACTGTTGCTGTGCAGAAGTTCACTCATGACTGGGCAAAGGGAAGAGTCAACCAAAAGTTTCAGTTCATATTTCCATTCACATTCAGAGACTTGAATTTAATAAAAGATGCAAGTTTCAGTCTTGAGAGATTAATTCGTCACTATTATGAAGAAGCAACCGCTTTGGAAGCATCAGACTACatgaattcaaatgttttgttcatctttgacggcctggatgaaagccAACTCCCACTGGACTTTGAGAATAATGAGATGTGTCGCAGTCTTACAAAGGAAACATCTGTAGACGCCATACTAACCAATTTAATCAAAGGGAAACTGCTGCACAAAGCCTCCATCTGGATCACAAGTAGACCGGCCGCAGCCAGTAAGATTCCTCCTGAGTTCATCAACAGAGTGACTGAGGTACGAGGTTTTAACGATGAGCAGAAGGAAGAATACTTAAAAAAGATTATCAGTGACAGGAATAAAGCTCAGAAGATCTTGAATCATCTTCAGTCAAAAGCACTGAGAAGTCTGTACATTATGTGTCACATTCCAGTTTTCTGTAGGATTCTAGCCACAGCTCTCCAGAGTCGCCTCAAACACACTCAGGACAGTGAGTTGCCAAAGACCGTGACTgaaatgtacacacacttcCTCATCATCCAGACAAAACGGAAACAAAGGAAGGATTTTCCTGGTGTTGACAAAGGCAAAGATTTGATCATGAAACTGGGAAAGCTGGCGTTTGAACAGCTACAGAAGGGCAACATGATCTTCTGTGAGACTGATCTCAAAGACTGTAGCATTGATCTGGAAAATACTTCCCCTTATTCAGGAGTCTGTACAAAGATCATAAGAAAAGAAGATGGGCTCCACAGATATGAAAGTTattcttttatacatttaactgTTCAGGAGTTTCTTGCAGCTTTGTATGTGTTAGAGAACTTCATAGATCGTGGAGAAAATTTGATTCACACAGGGAGAGTGAGTAGAGCACAGAAAGACCACGTCCACCTCCACAAGAGTGCAGTAGATATGGCTTTGGCCTCGGAGCACGGACAATGGGACATGTTTCTACGCTTCCTTCTTGGTCTGTCACAGGATAAGAATCAGAAACTTCTTCATGACGTGTTTGGATTTAAAAGAAGTTATCTGGGGAGCAACCAGCAGACAATCAAGTACATTCATACCCAGATCAAGAAACTTTCCTACTACGAGAAGAGCATCAATCTGTTCTACTGTTTAAATGAGCTGGGCGATCAGTCTCTGGTAGAACAAGTCCAAAAGTACCAGAGCTCAGGAGATGTTAGCAAAGCTTCACCTTCACAGTTCTCAGCTCTGGCCTTTGTGCTGCTTGTTTCTGGTGAAGATCAGGAtgtgtttgacctgaagaaatactccAGATCAGATGAAATTCTGGGGAGGCTGATTCCAGTTTTCAAATTATCAAAGAGGGTTTT gttAAGTGACTGTAACCTCACTCACAGATGCTGTGAGTATATTTCATCAGTTCTTCGTTTGAAGTCTTCTGTTCTGGAGAAATTAGACCTGAGCAGAAACAAACTGCAGGACTCTGGGATGTTACTGCTCTCTGATGGCCTGAAAGACACTAACTGCAAACTCCAGAGTCTTAA GCTGAATAGCTGTGATctgtcagagagaagctgtgaagctctgagATCAGTTCTAAGCTCCCTGTCCTCCAGtctgagagagctggacctgagtaataacaacctgcaggattcaggaatGAAACTGCTTTCTGCTGGACTGGAGAGTGTCAACTGTACACTGGCAACTCTGAG gctgtcaggttgtctggtcAAAGAGGAGGGTTGGGCTTCTCTGGCCACAGCTCTCAGATGTCATCCCTCCCATCTGaaagaactggacctgagctacaataaTCCTGGAGACTTGGGAGTCGccaagctgctgtctgctggacttaAGGATTCACGCTGTAGtctggacactctcag GCTGAATAGCTGTAATCTGTCAgtgagaagctgtgaagctctggcCTCAGTACTTGCCTCCCAGTCCTGTAGTCTAAGAGAGCTGGAtctgagtaacaatgacctgcaggattcaggagtgaagcagCTTTCTGCTGGACTAGAGTCTCAGCACTGTACCCTGGAAAGTCTCAG gctTTCAGGTTGTCTGGTCACAGCAAATGGTTTTGCTTCTCTGGCATCAGCTCTCAgatccaacccctcccatctgaaacagctggacctgagctacaatcatccaggagactctGGAGTTCATGTtctgtctgctggactgaaggactcacactgtagactggacaGTCTCAG GGTGGAACATTGTGGAAGCCAGAGGCTGATACCtggtctgaggaagt GGTTGTGTGAACTCACTTGggatccaaacacagcacacaaaaatCTCCAAGTCAGTCTCAAGAGTGTGACCTCTGTGAACAAGAAGCAATCATGTCCtcatcatccagacagatttgactACTGgcatcagctgctgtgtagaGAAGctctgactggtcgctgttactgggaggtcgagTGGAAAGGAGATGTTTCCATAGCAGTGACTTACAGAGGAATCGCAGGGAAAGGACGCAGTTTTGGCTGCAGGTTTGGATTCACCGATCAGTCCTGGACTCTGTGCTGCTCTGATGATGGTTACTCTGTCAGTCACAATAACAAAAGAACAGAGCTCACTCTGTCCTCCTCAGTCTctaacagagtagcagtgtatgtggactatGCTGCTGGCGTTCTGTCCTACTACAAGGTCTCCTCTGAtgaactgatccacctccacaccttcaacaccaccTTCACTGAACCTCTCTATCCTGGGTTCTGGGTTGGACCATGTTCATCTGTGTCTCTCTGA